Genomic window (Paenibacillus sp. 37):
AACGTGAAATCCAATCAATATGCGCTGATGTGGGAATTGCAGCAATTTTACTATAACTATGCATTCCTGGCTTCACAGGGCGGTTATATTTTTGGGGACAACGGGATGGATAGCGCGGATCTCGGTCTGAATAACGAAGGAGCCCTGAAGGGTGGACAGTTCTTGCAGAAGCTGAAGTCGGAAGTATTGCCGCTCAAGATGGGTGACGTGAACTATGATATCAAAAAAGGATTATTCTCCAGCGGCAAGCTGGCTATGGATATTAACGGTCCGTGGACCATTGCCGATTATCGCGATGCCGGTATTGATTTTGGCGTTGCTCCGCTTCCGGCAATTGATGGCAAACCGATGACCTCCTTCTCAGGAGTTAAAGCCTATTATGTAAATGCATTTACACAATACCCGAATGCGTCGAAGCTCTTGGCAGCGTTCCTTTCCAATGAAGAGGCTCAGATGGAGAACTTTGATCTAAACGGTACACTCCCTGCGAACAAAAACGTGGCTGCTGATTCGAAGGTGCAGGAGGACCCGATCAATAAGGCGTTCTTGGAACAGTTCAACAACTCGACACCAATGCCTTCACTTCCGGCCATGGACAGTGTCTGGGGACCGATCACGTCTGCCATTACGGATATATGGGATACCGATAAGGACGTGAAGGCATCGCTGGACAATGCTGTGAAACAGATCCAGGAAAGCCTTGCTACTGTCCAATAGGGACGAACGACGAATGCGAAGATATGCATAAGAATTGTATAGATTGAACTTCATATTTACACAAAAACGGAGAGGTCAGTGTAAGTACACTTTGTTCAATGTATACAGGTTAGCAAGAGGCGGGGAGGAGAGAGCAAATGCAACAGCAGCATGTCCCGGTGCCCGTTGGACCGAACAGGGAAAGACAGCATCGGATGACAGCGGCTATATGTTCCATCATACTGCAAGGTCTTGGGCAGCTGTACAATCGACAGT
Coding sequences:
- a CDS encoding maltose ABC transporter substrate-binding protein; amino-acid sequence: MRKWQGATLSVMMAFTLAACGAGGGSPSPTTAGENPEEVVELTAENLQPEEGATLVIWEDKNQSSFIEQRAKKFEEKYGVTVKMEELPPTDQVTKLTTDGPAGLAADVVVFPHDKIGSASEAGLILPNDIFEAETVENASDNALKAVTFKDILYGYPYSVETYALFYNKALYPEAPKNFDEIISFAKTFNNVKSNQYALMWELQQFYYNYAFLASQGGYIFGDNGMDSADLGLNNEGALKGGQFLQKLKSEVLPLKMGDVNYDIKKGLFSSGKLAMDINGPWTIADYRDAGIDFGVAPLPAIDGKPMTSFSGVKAYYVNAFTQYPNASKLLAAFLSNEEAQMENFDLNGTLPANKNVAADSKVQEDPINKAFLEQFNNSTPMPSLPAMDSVWGPITSAITDIWDTDKDVKASLDNAVKQIQESLATVQ